GGCACGCTCTACTGGTAGGCAGTCATATTCCAGCTTCAGGTCTTTGATTTCCTTAGCTCTTTCTTCTTTTGGTATAGTCTCCAATACTTCACAGCTGTTGCTCACCCACTTCGTCAGACGGAAACCGCCCTTCTTGAGAGCAGAAGCTTGTGTCAGCTTGATTGCCTTCTTCGCATTTTCTACTGACTTGAGGCAGTCATCTACGTAGAAGTCTCtctttattgtgttgacaaCTTCCTTGTTGAATAGGTGGCTGTTGTCTTCGGCCATCTTGTGTAATGCTGTGTTCGCGCAGCTCGGGGATGATACTGCACCGAACAAGTGAACCATCATTTTATAGACTCTTGGAGGGCTTTCTATGTTTCCATCTGGCAACCAATAGAAGCGTAGACAGTCACTGTCCTCTTCTCTAATCTTTACTTGGTGGAACATAGTCTCTATGTCTGCCATTAAAACGATTGGTTCCTGTCGAAATCGTAATAACACTCCTAGTAGATTATTCGTCAGATCCAGCCCTTGTAGTAATAGGTTGTTCAACGACACCCCTTGGAACTATGCTGAACAGTCAAAGACAACACGGATCTTCTCTGGTTTCTTCGGATGATATACTCCACGGTGGGGTATATACCACACCTTTCCATCGT
This DNA window, taken from Ptychodera flava strain L36383 chromosome 4, AS_Pfla_20210202, whole genome shotgun sequence, encodes the following:
- the LOC139130617 gene encoding uncharacterized protein, with the translated sequence MADIETMFHQVKIREEDSDCLRFYWLPDGNIESPPRVYKMMVHLFGAVSSPSCANTALHKMAEDNSHLFNKEVVNTIKRDFYVDDCLKSVENAKKAIKLTQASALKKGGFRLTKWVSNSCEVLETIPKEERAKEIKDLKLEYDCLPVERALGTSWSVESDTIGFQMNIENRPATRRGILSIISSVYDAIGLAVPFILPARILLQDLCRRGIGWDAKIKEDDRKKWLRWLSDLPKLENVSTQRCYKPADFGEVKVREIHHFSVNTDMVSHRILDS